A region of the Nitrospirota bacterium genome:
GCGCTTCGTGCTCGAGCCGCTCGCCGAGATCGCGCCGGACAGGGTGCATCCGGTGCTGAAAAGGACGATACGGCAACTCAAGGAGGAGCTGGACAATGCTGAAAACGCTTAATGTAAAGAGCAGGTCGAAGACCGAGCTCATCGATATCACCGATGAGGTCCGCGAGCTCATCAAGGAGTCCGGGGTGACGAGCGGCGTCTGTCACCTCTACGTGCCCCATACGACCGCGGGCGTTACCATCAACGAGGGGGCCGACCCCTCGGTGAAGCGGGATATCCTCACCACCCTCAACCGCCTCATTCCGTTCGAAGGCGATTATCAGCACATGGAGGGGAATTCGGCGGCGCACATCAAGTCGACGCTGGTCGGCGCAGCGCAGTGCGTTCTGGTCGAGGACGGCAAGCCCCTCCTCGGGACGTGGCAGTCCATCTACTTTTGCGAGTTCGACGG
Encoded here:
- a CDS encoding secondary thiamine-phosphate synthase enzyme YjbQ; protein product: MLKTLNVKSRSKTELIDITDEVRELIKESGVTSGVCHLYVPHTTAGVTINEGADPSVKRDILTTLNRLIPFEGDYQHMEGNSAAHIKSTLVGAAQCVLVEDGKPLLGTWQSIYFCEFDGPRHRRVLVKLS